The sequence below is a genomic window from Candidatus Hydrogenedentota bacterium.
TGAACAGGACATGATCCGTCTTCACCGGCCCGTACTTCGTGATAACGGTGCTGCCTTCGACGATCGGCAGAATGTCACGCTGTACACCCTCTCGTGACACATCGGGCCCGGCGCCCTTAGAGCCACGCCCGGCAATCTTGTCGATCTCGTCGAGGAAGACAATGCCGGAATTCTCCGTGCGCTGTACGGCACGCTTCACGACGACGTCCATGTCGATCAGGTTTTCGATTTCTTCCGCTTCGATGATACGGCGCGCCTCGGCGACGGTGGTTTTGCGGCGCTTGGTTTTTTGCGGCATCAGGCGGCCGAACATCTCCTGGACGTTGAGGCCCATCTCTTCGAGGCCGGTGTTTGAAAAGACCTGCATCATCGAGGTCTTGCCGGTTTCGCGCACGTCAAGTTCGATTTCGCGATCGTCGAGCTCGCCCGCGCGCATTTTATTCAGCAGGAATTCGCGCGTGCGCGCCTCGCCGTCGTCGGTGGGGTGCGCCGGGGCAGGGGCCTCGTCGCCGGCGTTGGGATCGGACGGACGGAACACGTATTGTGGCCGTTCTTTCGGCGGCAAGAGCAAATCGAGCAGACGACGTTCCGCAGCGGCCTTCGCCGCGGTCTCGACCTCCCGGGTCAATTCCTCGCGCACCATGCCGACGGCGACCTCGGTGAGTTCGCGTATCATCGATTCACAATCGCGGCCGACGTAGCCGACCTCCGTAAACTTCGACGCCTCGACCTTGATAAACGGCGCATCAGCAAGTTTCGACAACCGCCGCGCGAT
It includes:
- the hslU gene encoding ATP-dependent protease ATPase subunit HslU; translation: MSVLTPRQIVEELDKYIIGQHEAKRKVAIALRNRWRRQQLSDAMRDEVTPKNIIMIGPTGVGKTEIARRLSKLADAPFIKVEASKFTEVGYVGRDCESMIRELTEVAVGMVREELTREVETAAKAAAERRLLDLLLPPKERPQYVFRPSDPNAGDEAPAPAHPTDDGEARTREFLLNKMRAGELDDREIELDVRETGKTSMMQVFSNTGLEEMGLNVQEMFGRLMPQKTKRRKTTVAEARRIIEAEEIENLIDMDVVVKRAVQRTENSGIVFLDEIDKIAGRGSKGAGPDVSREGVQRDILPIVEGSTVITKYGPVKTDHVLFIAAGAFHMTKVSDLIPELQGRFPIRVELQSLQAEDFVRILREPKNSLIKQYEAMLATEGVTVEFTDAAVNSMARIAQQVNEQTENIGARRLHTVMEFLLEDISFDAPETKGKTVTLDAHEVEQRLQKIIESRDLSKYIL